The region CAAGGTCTTTGTGCGGGTCAGGAATCGGCAAAGCTTCGATGTCAGCCAGGGTGCTGACGACTTTTTTGAAACGCGGACCTTCACCGGTCTCGAAGTACAGGCCCTGACCCATGGCATCGGGGATGGTCAGGATGTCGGAGAACAGGATGGCCGCATCCAGCTCAGGGAAGCGGTCCAGAGGCTGCAGGGTGACTTCACACGCGAATTCGGCATTCTTGCACAGGCTCATGAAATCGCCCGCCTTGGCACGGCTGGCGCGGTATTCCGGCAGGTAGCGACCGGCCTGACGCATCATCCAGACAGGCGTTACATCGACAGGTTGCTTGAGCAGAGCGCGAAGGAAACGGTCATTCTTGAGAACAGTCATGTCGGCATCCGGGAAAAAAGTGTGGGCATTTTCTCAGAGACGGACACAAAAGGCACGGCAAGAGCCGTGCCTTTTATCTATCGGGGCAATTTGACGCGGTTTTAGCCGCAAAACCGGCGCCCTGTTGCCGCTGCCACAGGCTGCGAAAAGGACCCAAGAGCCCTCAGGATTCAGGGTCGCCACTCAACCCTTCGCAACCTTCGGCAGCGGCTACAAGGGCTCTACACGCCCAGGTAATCCATGATCCCTTCGGCAGCCGTGCGGCCTTCGAAGATAGCCGTTACCACCAGGTCCGAACCGCGCACCATGTCACCACCGGCGAAAATCTTCGGGTGGCTGGTCTGGTGCTTGAACTTCGACTGCTCGGGAGCAATCACGCGACCCTGGCTGTCGGTCTGGATATCGAACTGCTCAAACCAGGAGGCCGGACTTGGACGGAAACCAAACGCGATGATCACGGCATCTGCCGGGATGATCTCTTCGGAACCCGGAATCGGCTCAGGGCTGCGACGGCCACGGGCATCCGGTTCGCCGAGACGGGTCTCGACCACCTTCACGCCTTCGACCCGGTCTTCGCCAACAATGGCAATCGGCTGGCGGTTATAAAGGAACTTCACGCCTTCTTCCTTGGCGTTTTTCACCTCTTTACGCGAGCCGGGCATGTTCGCTTCGTCACGACGATAGGCGCAGGTCACGGTCTTGGCGCCCTGACGAATCGACGTCCGGTTGCAGTCCATGGCCGTGTCGCCACCGCCGAGCACCACGATTTTTTTGCCTTTCATGTCGACGAAGTCTTCCGGCGACTTTTCAAAGCCCAGGTTGCGGTTAACGTTGGCGATCAGGAAATCCAGCGCATCATGCACGCCCGGCAGGTCTTCACCGGCAAAGCCACCTTTCATGTAGGTGTAGGTGCCCATGCCCATGAACACTGCGTCGTACTCTTCCAGCAGCTGTTCCATGCTGATGTCTTTACCGATTTCGGTATTGAGGCGGAACTCGATACCCATGCCGGTAAACACGTCACGACGGTGGCTGAGCACGGTTTTTTCGAGTTTGAATTCCGGGATGCCGAAGGTCAGCAGACCGCCGATTTCCGGGTTCTTGTCGAAGACCACCGGGGTCACGCCACCGCGCACCAGTACGTCGGCACAGCCCAGGCCAGCCGGGCCCGCACCGATAATTGCCACGCGCTTGCCTGTCGGCACGACCTTGGACATGTCCGGGCGCCAGCCCATGGCAAAGGCGGTGTCGGTGATGTATTTCTCGACCGACCCGATGGTCACCGCACCGAAGCCGTCGTTCAGGGTGCAGGCACCCTCGCACAGACGGTCTTGCGGACACACCCGACCACAGACTTCAGGCAGGGTGTTGGTCTGGTGCGACAGCTCGGCGGCGGCGAGGATGTTGCCCTCGGCCACCAGCTTGAGCCAGTTGGGAATGAAGTTATGCACAGGGCATTTCCATTCACAGTACGGGTTACCGCAACCCAGGCAGCGGTGGGCCTGCTCGGCCGACTGCTGGGGTTTGAAGGGTTCGTAGATTTCCACGAACTCTTTTTTGCGTTGACGTAACAGTTTCTTCTTCGGATCTTTGCGCCCGACATCGATGAACTGGAAGTCGTTACTCAGACGTTCAGCCATTGTTAAAACCTCATCAAACTCTTCAGGCGCATATCACTGCGGGTTGGCACGGATGCTGGAAAGCAACGATTTCAAGCTGGCAGCCTTAGGCTTGACCATCCAGAAACGACGCAGGTAATCATCGAGGTTTTCCGAGAGGTTACGACCCCACTCGCTGTTGGTTTCCTCGACGTATTCGTCCAGCACGTGTTGCAGATGGTTGCGGTATGCCTCCATCGCTTCGCCACTGATCCGCTGGATCTCCACCAGTTCGTGGTTCACCCGGTCGACGAAGGTGTTGTCCTGATCCAGCACGTAGGCGAAACCGCCCGTCATGCCCGAGCCGAAGTTGTAACCGGTTTTGCCCAACACGCAGACGAAACCGCCCGTCATGTATTCGCAGCAATGATCGCCTGTGCCTTCAACCACGGTGTGAGCACCAGAGTTGCGCACGGCGAAACGCTCGCCCGCCGTGCCTGCGGCGAACAGCTTGCCGCCGGTGGCTCCGTACAGACAGGTGTTGCCGATAATCGCGCTGTCCTGGGTTTTGTAGACGCTGCCCGCTGGCGGCACGATCACCAGCTTGCCGCCGGTCATGCCCTTGCCCACGTAATCGTTGGCATCGCCTTCGAGGTACAGGTTCAGTCCGCCTGCGTTCCACACGCCAAAGCTCTGGCCAGCAGTGCCTTTGAAGCGGAACGTGATGGGCGCCTTGGCCATGCCCTGGTTGCCGTGGGTACGAGCGATTTCACCCGAAATACGGGCACCGATCGAACGGTCGCAGTTGCAGATATCCAGTTCGAACTCGGCGCCGCTCAGGTCGTTGATCGCTGAGCGCGCCATGTCGAGCATCTTCTCGGCCAGCAGGCCTTTGTCGAATGGCGGGTTGCGATCAACCTGGCAGAACTGCGGCTTGTCGGCCGGAATGTGGTCGCTGCCCAGCAAAGGCGTCAGGTCGAGGTTGTGCTGTTTGGCCGTCTCGCCCTGCAGGATTTCCAGCAGGTCAGTACGCCCGATCAGCTCTTCAAGGGTGCGCACACCCAGTTTCGCCAGCCATTCGCGGGTTTCTTCAGCCACGTAGGTGAAGAAGTTGACCACCATGTCGACGGTGCCGATGTAGTGATTTTTACGCAGCGATTCGTTTTGGGTGGCAACCCCCGTGGCGCAGTTGTTCAGGTGGCAAATACGCAGGTATTTGCACCCCAGCGCGATCATTGGCGCGGTGCCAAAGCCGAAGCTTTCAGCGCCAAGGATCGCCGCCTTGATCACGTCGAGGCCGGTTTTCAGGCCACCGTCAGTTTGCACCCTTACTTTGCCGCGCAGGTCGTTGCCACGCAGGGTCTGGTGAGTTTCAGCCAGCCCCAGCTCCCACGGTGCGCCGGCGTATTTGATCGACGTCAGCGGCGATGCGCCGGTGCCGCCGTCATAACCCGAAATGGTGATCAGGTCGGCATAGGCCTTGGCCACGCCGGCAGCGATGGTGCCCACACCCGCCTCGGCAACCAGCTTGACCGAGACCAGCGCTTTCGGGTTGACCTGCTTGAGGTCAAAGATCAGCTGCGACAAGTCTTCAATGGAATAAATATCGTGGTGCGGCGGTGGCGAGATCAGGGTTACGCCAGGTACGGCATAACGCAACTTGGCGATCAGGCCGTTGACCTTGCCGCCAGGCAGTTGCCCGCCCTCACCCGGCTTGGCGCCTTGCGCGACCTTGATCTGCAGCACTTCAGCGTTGACCAGGTATTCCGGAGTCACACCAAAGCGGCCGGTGGCCACTTGCTTGATTTTCGAGCTTTTGATCGTGCCGTAGCGCGCCGGGTCTTCGCCGCCTTCACCGGAGTTGGAGCGTGCGCCCAGACGGTTCATGGCTTCGGCCAGGGCTTCGTGTGCTTCCGGCGACAGGGCGCCGAGCGAGATGCCTGCCGAGTCGAAGCGCTTGAGGATCGAGTCCAGCGGTTCGATTTCGTCGATGGCCAGCGGGGTGTCCAGAGTCTTGACCTGTAACAGGTCGCGAATCATCGACACCGGACGCTTGTCGACCAGCGCGGTGTATTCCTTGAACTTGCTGTAGTCGCCCTGCTGGACAGCCGCTTGCAGGGTTGCCACCACGTCCGGGTTGTAAGCGTGGTATTCGCCACCGTGCACGTATTTGAGCAGGCCGCCTTGCTGGATCGGCTTGCGCGGGCTCCAGGCTTCGGCAGCCAGCAGCTTTTGCTCGGCTTCAAGGTCAACGAAGCGCGCGCCCTTGATGCGGCTTGGCACGCCACGGAAGCTCAGGTCACACACTTCTTCGGACAGGCCGATGGCCTCGAACAGCTGCGCACCACGGTACGAAGTAATGGTCGAGATGCCCATTTTGGAGATGATCTTGAGCAGACCCTTGGTGATACCTTTGCGGTAGTTCTTGAACACCTCGTAAAGGTCGCCCAGTACTTCACCGGTGCGAATCAAGTCACCCAGCACTTCGTAGGCCAGGAACGGATAAACCGCCGAGGCACCGAAACCGATCAGCACCGCAAAGTGATGCGGGTCACGGGCGGTCGCGGTTTCAACCAGAATGTTGCTGTCGCAACGCAGGCCTTTCTCGGTCAGGCGGTGGTGTACTGCACCGACAGCCAGAGAAGCATGAACCGGCAACTTGCCCGGTGCGATATGACGGTCGCTCAAGACAATTTGGGTACGACCGGCACGCACGGCTTCTTCAGCTTGATCGGCGATGTTGCGCACCGCAGCTTCCAGACCCAGACCCTGATCGTAGTTGAGGTCGATGATCTGACGCTCGAAACCCGGCAGGTCGAGGTTCATCAACGAGCGCCATTTGGCAGGCGAGATGACCGGCGAGCTGAGGATCACGCGGGAAGCGTGCTCCGGCGATTCCTGAAAGATGTTGCGCTCGGCACCCAGGCAGATTTCCAGCGACATGACGATGGCTTCACGCAGCGGATCGATCGGCGGGTTGGTCACCTGCGCGAACTGCTGGCGGAAGTAATCGTAAGGCGTGCGGACACGCTGGGACAACACCGCCATCGGCGTGTCGTCACCCATCGAGCCCACGGCTTCGTAGCCCTGTTCGCCGAGCGGGCGCAGTACTTGGTCGCGCTCTTCGAACGTGACCTGATACATCTTCATGTACTGCTTGAGCTGATCGACGTCGTAAAACGCCGAGCCGTGATCGTGGTCATCGATGGTGGCCTGAATGCGCAGGGCATTCTTGCGCAGCCATTGCTTGTAGGGATGACGCGACTTCAGGCGGTTATCGATGGAATCGGTATCCAGCACCTGACCGGTTTCGGTGTCGACCGCCAGAATCTGGCCCGGCCCTACGCGGCCTTTGGCAATGACATCTGCCGGCTGGTAGTTCCACACGCCGATTTCCGAGGCAATGGTGATGTAGCCATTGGTGGTCGTGACCCAGCGCGCCGGGCGCAGGCCGTTGCGGTCGAGCAGGCAGACGGCGTAACGACCGTCGGTCATGACCACGCCCGCCGGGCCATCCCACGGCTCCATGTGCATCGAGTTGTACTCATAGAACGCCCGCAGGTCGGGGTCCATGGTTTCAACGTTTTGCCACGCAGGTGGAATCAACATGCGCACGCCACGGAACAGGTCGATGCCTCCGGTAACCATCAGCTCCAGCATGTTGTCCATGCTCGAAGAGTCAGAACCCACGCGGTTGACCAGCGGGCCGAGCTCTTCGAGGTCGCCGATCAGGTCATTGGCGAACTTGGTACGACGGGCCAAAGCCCAGTTGCGGTTGCCGGTGATGGTGTTGATCTCGCCGTTGTGGGCGAGAAAACGGAATGGCTGAGCCAGCGGCCATTTCGGCAGAGTGTTGGTGGAGAAGCGCTGGTGGAACACGCAGATCGCGGTTTGCAGACGCTCATCGCTCAGGTCCGGATAGAAGGCGGTAAGGTCCGCCGGCATCATCAGGCCTTTGTAAATAATGGTCTTGTGGGAAAAGCTGCAGATGTAGTGATCGGTGTCAGCGGCATTGCTCACCGAAGAACGGCGGCGCGCACTGAACAGTTTGATCGCCATGTCCTGATCGCTCAGGCCTTCACCACCGATGAACACTTGTTCGATCTGCGGCAAACGCTCCAGGGCCAGGCGGCCCAGCACGCTGGTATCGATCGGCACTTTACGCCAGCCCACCAATTGCAGGCCCGCCGCGAGAATTTCGCGGTTCATGTTGTTACGGGCCGCTTCGGCCTTGATCGGGTCCTGGTTGAAAAACACCATGCCGACCGCGTATTGCTTGGGTAAATCGCTACCGAAGTGTTCCTTGGCAACTGCACGCAGGAACAGATCAGGTTTTTGAATCAGCAGGCCACAGCCGTCGCCGGTCTTGCCATCTGCGTTGATCCCACCGCGGTGGGTCATGCAGGTCAGGGCCTCAATGGCTGTTTGCAGAAGGGTATGACTGGGCTCGCCCTGCATGTGGGCAATCAGGCCGAAACCACAGTTATCCTTGAATTCGTCGGGGTGGTACAGACCTGCTTTCATAGACACTTTCTCACCAGGCTGCCCCAAAAAGGGGCAAATTTCTTTTAATTCAACCACTTGCTTCCCGCGCTGAACGTACGCCAGCTTGGCAGGGGCAAAAGGGTGGTCATTCTACACGCCGTCGTAAAGGCCCACAAATCAAACGGCGATTAACCGTAAATTCGTGTCGCATTTATGAAGGTTTAAAGCGATTGCCTGTGCTAGTCAAAACATTTTTGATGTTGGCTGTCACGGGGCGCAGACACCACAAGGCACACGGCTTAGTAAAGCCGCATGCTCAAGCAGGAATATTGGTGTGCTGAAACGGCGACCTGGGTAAGGTCGCCGGAATATCAGCGAACTGCAGCCAGTTCTTTTTGGACGCTGGCGACTGTGCGAGGCCAAGGTTTACCAGCCTGGATCTTCGCTGGCAAGTTCTTGATTGCAGCGGCTGCTGCATCACGGCTTGAGAAATTGCCGTAGGTGACAACGTAAAACGGCTTGCCGTTCAATGTTTTCTTGAAATAGCGGGATTCGCCGCCCACTTCTTTGACGACATTTTGTGCAGACGCTTCGGAGCTGGTACCTACGAGCTGCACCACATAGTTATTGGCCGACTGGCTGGCGTACCAGCTGCTACCCGGTGCGGCCTTGGCCAGCGTAACCGGCTTCTCGACCGGCTTGACCACGGGTTTGGCCGCAGGTGCCGGAGCAGGCTTGGCCACTGGCGCTGGCTTGGCTGCCGCTACAGGTGGCGCCGGGCGTGGGGTTTCGACAGGCGCCGGGCCTGATGGCACGCCCGCCGGTGGCGCGGTAGTGGTCACGGTAGGCGGCTGAGCCACACCGCCGTCAACGGCCGGTACACCGCCGTCGTCACCTTCAGCAATGCCACCCGCAGCCTCAGCCAGAGGGCCACGCATCACCGGCTGCGACTGGCCGACCAGCGGCAACGGCATTGGCTGCGAAGAACCCGCGAAATCTATCGAAGGATTAGCCCCGCCATTCGGCGCAGCCTGACCCAACGGCAATTGACCCTGCTCGGCATCCGGTGCAGTCGGCGCCTTGCCGCGACCCGGTATCAAAATAGCTGCGGCGACGGCCACGACCACTACTGCACCAATGGCCAATACGTGTTTTTTCGGCATGTTGAACCCCATACTTGGACGCTTGACCGCGGAGCGGCTAGCAATCATGGCTTCGATCATTGCATCCCGGGCGACCTGATTGATAGTGCCAGGCCAGCCTTCGGAGCTCTCGTGAATATCTGAGATCTGCTGTGCGCTAAAGAGTTCGATTCCTGCCCCGGCACCTTCCAGCCGCTGAGTCAGGTATTCGCGGGTTTCCTCTTCGGTATAAGGTTGAAGCTCAATGACATGGAAGCGCTCTTCATCCCCGCTTAACTGCTCGAGCCCGGCGATCATCGACGGTTCACCGAACAGGAACACATGCGGCCGGCCTTCCGGCGCACCCTCCGCCAGCCCCAGCAAGGCTTCCAGGGCGGAGTCGTCGAGCTGTTCGGCATCATCGACCAGCAAATAGACCTCTTGCCCCGTCAACGCCAACTGCACCACCTGCGCCAGAATCGAACCTACGTCGGCATGGGCAACGTTCAGCGTCTGTGCCACCTGACGCAAGATACCAGCCGCATCGCCAGCCCCCCGCGCCGACACCACAACACTCTGTACAGACTGCTTGTTGGTACTCGCGACCAGCGCCTGGCGCAGCAAAGTCTTGCCGCTGCCCTCAGGCCCGGTGACCACCAGCAGCAGCTGGCTGTAGCGGGCCAGATGATGCAACTGCCCCAGCACCGGCTTGCGCTGGGCCGGGAAGAACTTGAAACCCGGCACCCGCGGTGCAAAAGGGTCGTGGTTGAGCTGGAAGTGGCCGAGGAACGCCTCGTCGGCATGCAAACTAGTCATCGGGATCTTATTAACCTTTAAGCTGAGCCAGTGCGCGGTAATCCGCACCCAGCGTGGCTTGTAGAACCTCTTGTGGATAATCGTCAGTCACTGTGGCTTCGCCCATCCGGCGCAACAGCACCAGGCGCAAACGACCGTCGATCACTTTTTTATCAACTGACATGTGTTCCATGAAATCGGCTTCGCTCATTTCGCTGGGCGGCACCACCGGCAAACCGGCGCGCTGGAACAACCGGATCCCGCGGTCACGCTCTGCGTGGCTGATCCAGCCCAGACGCGCGGACATTTCCAGCGCCATCACCGTGCCCGCAGCCACCGCTTCGCCATGTAACCATACGCCATAGCCCATATGGGTTTCGATGGCATGGCCGAAGGTATGACCCAGGTTGAGGGTGGCTCGCACACCCGACTCGCGCTCGTCGGCACCGACCACTTCAGCCTTGGCTGCGCATGAACGCTGGATCGCCGCCGTCAATGCAACCTGATCCAGGGCGCGCAAGGCATCCATGTTGTCTTCAAGCCAGGTCAGGAAGGGTTCGTCGCAGATCAGGCCGTATTTGATGACCTCAGCCAGGCCCGCCGACAGCTCGCGACTTGGCAGGGTTTCAAGTGTCCTGGTGTCGATCAGGACCAGGTTGGGCTGATAGAACGCTCCGACCATGTTCTTGCCCAGCGGATGATTGATCCCGGTTTTCCCGCCCACCGACGAATCGACCTGGGACAGCAATGTGGTAGGCACCTGGATGAAATCAACCCCACGCTGGTAGCACGCGGCGGCAAAGCCGGCCATGTCACCGATCACGCCGCCACCCAAAGCAATGACGGTGGTACGACGGTCATGGCGAGCCGTGAGCAGGCCATCGAAAATGAGTTGCAGGGTTTCCCAGTTCTTGAACGATTCGCCATCGGGCAGGATGATCGGCAAGACGGAATACTGTGCAAGGCTGCGGGTCAGGCGCTCTAGATAGAGTGGCGCGACGGTTTCATTGGTCACGATTGCCACTTGGCGACCGGCGATGTGAGGGGCCAGCAACTGCGGCTGATCCAACAAACCTTCGCCAATATGAATCGGATAGCTACGCTCGCCTAGATCAACCTTCAGTGTCTGCATGAATCCCCGCGTTGAAACAGGACGCCAGCGGCCTGCCTCGCAATAATCAAGTGAAGGCCGCATCGAGTGTTGACGCGACCCAATAGCCTTAGTCCATACCGATGAGAGGGCATGGCTGGCACCGAGGATAGCGCATTTCGCGTCGCGCTTTAACGGGGGGGAAGCTGCGCCAGACGCTCAAGAATATCCAGAACCACCATTCGTGGTGGCCGCTCATCGGTTTCGACCACCAGGTCGGCGATTTCTCGATAGAGCGGATCACGGACCGTCAACAAGTCACGCAAGGTTTTCTCGGGATTGGCCGTGCGCAGCAAAGGCCGATTGCGATCGCGCGCTGTACGCCCGACCTGCTGCTCAACGGAGGCATGCAAATACACGACACGACCGCCGGCGCGCAGCGCCTTGCGGTTTTCGGGGCGCATGACCGCTCCACCGCCGGTGGCCAGGACCACGCCATCGGCCTCGCAGAGCTCGGCAATCATCGCCTCTTCACGATCCCGAAAACCCGGCTCGCCTTCTTTATCGAAGATCCACGGGATATTGGCACCCGTGCGCAATTCAATTTCCTTATCGGAATCCTTGAACGGCAGGTGCAGCTCTTTGGCCAGCAAACGTCCAATGGTGCTTTTTCCAGCCCCCATTGGCCCAACAAGAATCAAATTTCGCACAGAATCAATGACTCACAGCAATCGCCTGGTTGTTCATGATACGCGGAGTCAGGAACACCAGCAGCTCGGATTTTTTTTCCAGCATAAGGTCTTTACGGAAAAGTCGGCCAACATACGGCAGATCGCCAAAAAATGGCACTTTATCTACTACTTTGCTTTGAGTATTTGAGAACACCCCCCCAATCACGATGGTTTCACCGTCCTTGACCAGCACTTTGGCCTCAACCTCATTCTTTTTGATCGGCGGCACATGGTTGACCATGTTCATGTAATCGGGCTCATCCTTGGTCACCAGCACCGCCATGATGATGCTGTTGTCGGGGGTAATCTGTGGCGTCACCTCCAATGACAACGAGGCTTCCTTGAACGACACCGACGTTGCCCCGCTGGCGCTGGTCTCCTGATACGGAATTTCAGTGCCCTTGAGGATTTTGGCGGTCTCTTTGTCCGAGGTCACGACTTTGGGCTGGGAGATGATTTCGCCATTGCCGGTTTTTTCCATGGCGCTCAATTCGAGGTCCAGCAACGTGTTGTTGGTGATGAAGGCAATCCCCAGCCCGGACGCAGGGTTTGCCACGCCCAAATCAACAAACGGCGCACTGGCCTCACCGGTTTGCCCTGCACCCGAGCGGACTATCCCGCCGGCCTTCCAGTTGCCCGCACCGCGAAACGCTCCGCCCCAGCGTACGCCCAGGCTTTTTTCGAAATCCACGCCGGCTTCAACGATCCGCGCCTCGATCATCACCTGACGGACCGGTATATCCAGTTGCATGACAATGCGTCGCAACTCCTGCAACCGCTCATCCGATTGAAACGCGATGATGTTGTTGGTGCGCTCATCCACCGTGATCGAACCACGCTCCGGGGAGACGGCTTCGCCACGGGTGACCGACTGGAACAATTTGGCGATATCTTGCGCCTTGGCGTAATTGACCTGCACCAGCTCCCGGCGCAAAGGCGCCAGCTCAGCCAACTGATGGCGTGCCTCAAGCGCCTGGCGCTCATGGGCGGCAATTTCTTCGGCAGGGGCGATCAACAACACATTGCCCTCAAGACGCTTGTCGAGGTTTTTGCTTTTAAGAACCAGATCGAGCGCCTGATCCCTGGGCACATCCCGCAAATTAAGGGTAATGCTGCCCTGCACCGCATCGCTGACCACCAGATTCAAACCGGCAAAATCAGCCAGCAACTGAAGCGCCGCACGCACTTCAATATCCTGAAAGTTCAGGGATAACGGCCCTTCGGCAGGCGCCTTCATAGGCAGCTCTGCCCGGATGTGCTCGGCATCCGGGGTTGCACGTGAAGAAAAACTGTCGTGTGCAGTCGCCAGTGATTGCTGCGAATTCAGCGCATTCCATAGCGCCAGCCCGCAGACCAGGAAAATCCTTTTCATGGTGTATTCCGTTAAGACTGTTGTTTTAAAGGGATCGTCAGGGTTCTTTCCATCCAGCCACCCCGACCATCTGAAATCAGTTCAAATACTTCAACGCCAGTCGCTTCAATCGAGGCAATCCGGCCATTGTTGCGCCCCAGGTAATCCCCCTGCTCCAGGCGGTGGATGGCGCCATTGGTCCGGAGCAAGACACTGATCCCCAGGTCATTGGAAAGCGTGCCTACCATTTCGAACCGGGCCAGTTCGACCTCTTCCAGAAACGCTCTGACCCGGGCGACCTCTGACGTACCATCTACCTGGCTCGGCTGCCAACTCCCCGTATTGCCCTCGTCCGACGCCTGAAACGGGCTGCGCAGCGCCATTGCACCGTAGGCCGGTGCCTTGCGCGGCTGTACCTCGGGGACAGTCGCAATGGCGGTGGTTTGAGGAGCCTGCGCGGCCCGCAAGTACGCGTGTAGCTGCGTCGTGCTTTGCGCACTGTCGCAACCCGCCAGCCCTGCCAAAAGGCCTGGGACCAGCAACCCGAGCTTGCCGCTCACGGGATCAGCCCCTGATCGTGATTGCGATAAGTTCTGGCCAGCAGCGTCATGCGCAACTGACCGTCAGCGCCGTTACCGAGTGGGGCGAGAGTGAAGTCATGCGCCGTGACAATGCGGGACAAGCTCGACAGGCCACTGATGAATACACCCAGCGCGTGATAGCTGCCTGTGAGGCTCATGTGCAAGGGCAGTTCGGCGTAAAAAGACTGAAGCACCTCCGGCGACCACTCGATGTACTCGACAAACAGGCCGCTGGCCATGCTCAGGCGAGAGATTTCATCAAGCAGGCCGGGGAACTCCGACTGACCGGGCAAGCGCTTCAAGAGCGTGCTGAATGACGCTTCCAGCACCCTCACCTGGGCTGCGTAGGCCTCCAGGCCCGCGGCCCGCGAAGCCGTAGATTCAAATTCGGTTTTAAGCGCGGCTTCAGCCTCGCGCTGTTGTTGGAGCTGAGTCAGCGGCAAGTGGAGCACCAGCGCATACCCCAGCGCCAACAGGATGGCCATCCATACCACTGCCATGACCGCCTTGCGCCTTGGTGACCATGCGCCAATCTGCTCATGACCCAACTCTCGCAGATCAAGACTGCGCAGGCGTTCCAGCCATTGCGCAGGCATCAGAATGGCCCGCCCGCGTGCAGGGTCTGACGTACCGTCATCTGAAACAACCGGTCATGCCCGCCCTCCCGCTCCGGGCCTGCCTTCACATCAATCAGCGTCGGCGTTTCCAGCCAGTGCGAAGCATCGAGATTGCGCATCAGTTGCGCAAGCAGATTACTGGACTGAGCCGACCCGGTAATGACGATGGTGCCCTCAGTCATTTTGACGTCGGTGAAATGCACCCCGTCCGGCAAGCTGCGCGCCAACTGCTCAAGAATGATTCCGCTGTCCGATCGATTGCCCTGAAGCGTCTCGATCGTCTGCATTCGCTCAAGCAACTGTTCGCGGCGCATTTTCAACGCATCGATTTGCTCGGCCCGCCCATCCAGTTGCGCCATCGCACTGCGGATCAACCCGTTACGCGCCAGCTGCCGCTCTACGGCGCTATCGATCAAACGATCAAGAACAAACAACCCCCCCATCACCGCTACTGAGAGGGCACCCAATACGATCAAGAAACGCCTGTGT is a window of Pseudomonas taetrolens DNA encoding:
- the aroB gene encoding 3-dehydroquinate synthase is translated as MQTLKVDLGERSYPIHIGEGLLDQPQLLAPHIAGRQVAIVTNETVAPLYLERLTRSLAQYSVLPIILPDGESFKNWETLQLIFDGLLTARHDRRTTVIALGGGVIGDMAGFAAACYQRGVDFIQVPTTLLSQVDSSVGGKTGINHPLGKNMVGAFYQPNLVLIDTRTLETLPSRELSAGLAEVIKYGLICDEPFLTWLEDNMDALRALDQVALTAAIQRSCAAKAEVVGADERESGVRATLNLGHTFGHAIETHMGYGVWLHGEAVAAGTVMALEMSARLGWISHAERDRGIRLFQRAGLPVVPPSEMSEADFMEHMSVDKKVIDGRLRLVLLRRMGEATVTDDYPQEVLQATLGADYRALAQLKG
- the aroK gene encoding shikimate kinase AroK gives rise to the protein MRNLILVGPMGAGKSTIGRLLAKELHLPFKDSDKEIELRTGANIPWIFDKEGEPGFRDREEAMIAELCEADGVVLATGGGAVMRPENRKALRAGGRVVYLHASVEQQVGRTARDRNRPLLRTANPEKTLRDLLTVRDPLYREIADLVVETDERPPRMVVLDILERLAQLPPR
- a CDS encoding pilus assembly protein PilP, with the translated sequence MSGKLGLLVPGLLAGLAGCDSAQSTTQLHAYLRAAQAPQTTAIATVPEVQPRKAPAYGAMALRSPFQASDEGNTGSWQPSQVDGTSEVARVRAFLEEVELARFEMVGTLSNDLGISVLLRTNGAIHRLEQGDYLGRNNGRIASIEATGVEVFELISDGRGGWMERTLTIPLKQQS
- a CDS encoding type IV pilus inner membrane component PilO: MPAQWLERLRSLDLRELGHEQIGAWSPRRKAVMAVVWMAILLALGYALVLHLPLTQLQQQREAEAALKTEFESTASRAAGLEAYAAQVRVLEASFSTLLKRLPGQSEFPGLLDEISRLSMASGLFVEYIEWSPEVLQSFYAELPLHMSLTGSYHALGVFISGLSSLSRIVTAHDFTLAPLGNGADGQLRMTLLARTYRNHDQGLIP
- a CDS encoding PilN domain-containing protein; translation: MAKINLLPWRAALREKRHRRFLIVLGALSVAVMGGLFVLDRLIDSAVERQLARNGLIRSAMAQLDGRAEQIDALKMRREQLLERMQTIETLQGNRSDSGIILEQLARSLPDGVHFTDVKMTEGTIVITGSAQSSNLLAQLMRNLDASHWLETPTLIDVKAGPEREGGHDRLFQMTVRQTLHAGGPF